TTCCACAGCGATGTCATCGATGACGTCGGCTGCCCCCGGTGTCTCCAGGAGACGGAGCACGAGGTCGTGGAACTCGAGATGTCCGTGGTTCTCACCGAGAGCCACGACCCAGGCTGGATCGAAGGCCTCGAGGATCGCGGTCACGGGGTTCTGCGGCGTCCCATCGAGACCCGCGACCTGACCAAGCGCTACGAGCAGCACCGGGAGCAGCACTCCATCACCTCACTGGAGGATGGGGGCGTTCAGGCTCTCCGGAGCATCCGACACGCGTGGCCGCCGGTGGGTTGCACCGCCGCGGGCAGCACAGCCGACATCTCGGACGACGTCCGAAGCGTCGCGATCCGGCTCCTCCGCCCCCGAGTCGCCTCGAAGGTCCCCGCCGAGCTCCGGCTCAGCGCGCCGCGACCGCAGTGTGGACGCGCGGTGCCACACCGAACTCGCGCGAGTACTCCCGGCTGAATTGCGTCGGGCTCGCGTATCCCACCTCGATGGCCGCGCGGGACACCCCGTATCCCTCCGCGGAGATGAGCCGGCGAGCCTCGAAGAGCCGCATCGTCTTCTGGTACTGCAGGGGAGTGGTGCCGGTGATCGACTTGAAGTGCCGATGGAACGCCGACTCGCTCATCCCGATCCGCCTGGCCAGTCGGGGGACGGACAACGTCGACCGGAAGTTCTCCCGGATCTCCCGAACCGCTCGATGGATGTGACTCGCCGTGCTGTCAGCCCGAAGAAGCTTCCGGAGCATTCCGCCGTGCGGTGCCATCAGCAGCCTGAAGTGGATCTCCCGCAAGACGAGCGGGGCCAGGACCCTGGCTTCCGTAGGGCTCCCGGCCACGGCCACGTAGCGGGTCAGAGCCTCGATCAGAAGCTCCTCCGTCCGCTCCACGTCCAGGGTGGCCGCTCGCGCCCCGGTGTCGGCCCTCTCATCGATCTGATCCACGAGGCTGCGCAGGATGCCGATGTCGAGGGCGAGCGTCATCGCCAGGTACGGGCATTCGGTGACCTGGGAGAGCACCGGGAGAGCGTGGCTGACGATGAGGGATTCGCCGGGTCCGAACTCCACCGCCATGGACCCCGCAGTCGTCCGCTTCCTCCCGCGCAGGATCAGGCAGACGACCGGCTCGTAGACGGTGCCTTCGATCGGCGTCGGAGCGGAGTGCCGCAAGAAGCCCAGGCCCGGCAATGCGCCGGAAACGTAGCCCTCGACGCCACCGGAATCCGGGATTGCGCCCGCAAGACGCTGAAGCCGTTCTCGTGTCGTCATGGGTCCGCCTCCGGCCCCGATCCTAGTCGGTGTCGCGCGGCGGTGGAAGCGGCCCGGGAGCACCGCGGCAGGATCAGGCAGCAATCACGGAGGATCCGGCAGGCCCGACCGGTCCTCCTCGGCTACGTTGATCGACCCTCGCACACCACACAGGGAGCCTGCCGTGAGCCGTCCCGTCTTCGTTCGACTCCTCAACGGAGTCGAGATGCCCTCCGTGGGGTTCGGCACCTATCTGATCCCCGATGAGGAAGCCGGCGCCGCTGTGCGCGCGGCGCTTCAAGCGGGGTACCGACACGTGGACACCGCCGAGGCCTACCGAAACGAGGCGGGCGTGGGAGAGGGGATCCGGGACGCCATCGACTCCCTGGGCCTGGAGCGCCGGGACGTCTTCGTGACGACCAAGCTGTGGCCGGGGAATCCGGCGTGGGGAGATCCGGCCAAGGACGCCGCCGCGACCGTGGCGTCCTTCGAGGGCAGCCTGCAGCGGCTCGGCATGGACCACGTGGACCTCTACCTGATCCACGCTCCGTTCGCCGGCACCGGCAGACTCGCGCAATGGCGGGCGCTCGTCGACCTGAGGGAGCAAGGCCGGATCCGGGCCATCGGCGTGAGCAACTTCAGCATCGATCACATCCGGGAGATCGAGCGCGCGGGACTCCCCCTTCCCGACGCCAACCAGATCGAGCTTCATCCCTGGTCCCAGAAGCCCGACCTGGTCGACTACCTCCGGGAGGCCGGCATCCAGCCCATCGCGTACAGCAGCCTCGTGCCGCTGTCGAGCTGGCGCGCCGTGGAGGGTCAGGCCAGTGCGAAGACCGCGGCGATGGTCACAGACGGCGCGAGCGAGGACTCGCCCTTCAAGGCCTTGGCGTCCAAGCACGGCGTCTCGGAAGCACAGGTCCTCCTCCGCTGGGCGGTCCAGAGGGGATTCGCGGTTCTTCCCAAGAGCACCCATCCGGAGCGGGTCCGGCAGAACCTCGACCTCTATTCCTTCGAGCTCGACAAGGCGGACATGGACCTCCTCGCGCGCATGGACCGCGGCGGGGGCGTCGCGTGGGCCGCGGGGGATCCGATCAAGGCCGACTAGTAGGTCTTCCTCCGAATGCCGACGGAGGATCCGTGGCCGCCCTTGCCGCTCGCCGATCGGCCCCGGCATCCTGACAGCGGAGGGGGGGCGCTCCCCGGAACCGCCGAGGCGTGAACGGAGCGCCGGTTCATGCCGGTACGTCGGAGAGAGGTATGGCACGCGAGATCATCAGCACCGACAACGCCGCAAAGTCTCCGCCGACCTACAGCCAGGCCGTGCGAGCAGGAGGATTCATCTTCGTGTCGGGCACGGCGCCCCAGGACCCGAGCAGCGGTGCGATCGTCGGGACGACGATCCAGGAGCAGACGCGGCAGTGTCTGAAGAACATCGCCGCCATCCTCGAGTCGGCCGGTAGCTCGTTGCACAAGGTCGTCAGCGCGACCGTGGTGCTCGCCGATGAGGACGACTTCTCCGGCATGAACGAAGAGTGGCTGCGATGGTTTCCGACCGATCCCCCCGCCAGGCAAGGTGCCAAGCTGCCGGTCCGCGTACCGGGTCTCAAGGTCTCGATCGCGGCGATCGCGGAAGCCTGAGGCTGGGTCGAAACGACGTCCACACACAGGAGCGGCCTTGAACGATACCGCAGGATTTCCTGGGGAGGGCGTGGAGCTGACGCTCCTCCTGGTGGTGTCGGACATCGTGCGAGCGCTGGCCTTCTACACGGACGTGTTGGGTGCCTCCCTCTTCCGCGAGTACGGCGGCACCTCCGCCGTTCTGCAGCTCCAGGGTACGTGGTTGCTGTTGGTCACCGGCGGCGGTCCCACGCCGGGGAAGCCCACGGTCACCTTCGCGGTTCCGGACGACCCGGACCGGGTGAGCCACCAACTGACCTTCCGGGTCCCCGACTGCTGGGCGGCGTACGAGACGCTGAAAGGCCGAGGCGCTGCGTTCCTCGC
This genomic stretch from Gemmatimonadota bacterium harbors:
- a CDS encoding AraC family transcriptional regulator, with product MTTRERLQRLAGAIPDSGGVEGYVSGALPGLGFLRHSAPTPIEGTVYEPVVCLILRGRKRTTAGSMAVEFGPGESLIVSHALPVLSQVTECPYLAMTLALDIGILRSLVDQIDERADTGARAATLDVERTEELLIEALTRYVAVAGSPTEARVLAPLVLREIHFRLLMAPHGGMLRKLLRADSTASHIHRAVREIRENFRSTLSVPRLARRIGMSESAFHRHFKSITGTTPLQYQKTMRLFEARRLISAEGYGVSRAAIEVGYASPTQFSREYSREFGVAPRVHTAVAAR
- a CDS encoding VOC family protein, which produces MNDTAGFPGEGVELTLLLVVSDIVRALAFYTDVLGASLFREYGGTSAVLQLQGTWLLLVTGGGPTPGKPTVTFAVPDDPDRVSHQLTFRVPDCWAAYETLKGRGAAFLAEPVDRGGEIRAFFRDPDGHLLEISQLT
- a CDS encoding aldo/keto reductase; translation: MSRPVFVRLLNGVEMPSVGFGTYLIPDEEAGAAVRAALQAGYRHVDTAEAYRNEAGVGEGIRDAIDSLGLERRDVFVTTKLWPGNPAWGDPAKDAAATVASFEGSLQRLGMDHVDLYLIHAPFAGTGRLAQWRALVDLREQGRIRAIGVSNFSIDHIREIERAGLPLPDANQIELHPWSQKPDLVDYLREAGIQPIAYSSLVPLSSWRAVEGQASAKTAAMVTDGASEDSPFKALASKHGVSEAQVLLRWAVQRGFAVLPKSTHPERVRQNLDLYSFELDKADMDLLARMDRGGGVAWAAGDPIKAD
- a CDS encoding RidA family protein; its protein translation is MAREIISTDNAAKSPPTYSQAVRAGGFIFVSGTAPQDPSSGAIVGTTIQEQTRQCLKNIAAILESAGSSLHKVVSATVVLADEDDFSGMNEEWLRWFPTDPPARQGAKLPVRVPGLKVSIAAIAEA